One Cellulomonas sp. NS3 genomic region harbors:
- the ppk2 gene encoding polyphosphate kinase 2: MGTTDSRQRDGQDAHAKKAAKQAEKQRRGPKIDNDVYEAELFRLQAELVKVQQWVRATGARVVVVFEGRDAAGKGGTIKRITEYLSPRIVRIAALPAPTERERGQWYYQRYIAQLPAAGEIVLFDRSWYNRAGVERVMGFCTPQEYSRFMRQTPIFEQMLVEDGILLRKYWFSVSDEEQLKRFRSRLSDPVRQWKLSPMDLESINRWEDYSRAKDEMLVHTDVPSSPWYVVESDIKKHARLNMMAHLLSTIPYEDVPHEKVELPDRPKASSGYERPPRELSTYVPDHTASLLGDPERDA; the protein is encoded by the coding sequence ATGGGAACCACGGACAGCCGCCAGCGTGACGGGCAGGACGCGCACGCCAAGAAGGCCGCGAAGCAGGCCGAGAAGCAGCGGCGCGGGCCGAAGATCGACAACGACGTCTACGAGGCCGAGCTGTTCCGCCTCCAGGCCGAGCTCGTCAAGGTCCAGCAGTGGGTCCGGGCGACCGGTGCCCGCGTCGTCGTCGTCTTCGAGGGACGCGACGCGGCCGGCAAGGGCGGCACGATCAAGCGGATCACCGAGTACCTCAGCCCTCGCATCGTGCGGATCGCGGCGCTGCCGGCGCCGACCGAGCGCGAGCGCGGCCAGTGGTACTACCAGCGCTACATCGCCCAGCTCCCCGCGGCGGGCGAGATCGTGCTGTTCGACCGGTCCTGGTACAACCGCGCGGGCGTCGAGCGCGTCATGGGGTTCTGCACGCCGCAGGAGTACTCGCGGTTCATGCGCCAGACGCCGATCTTCGAGCAGATGCTCGTCGAGGACGGCATCCTGCTGCGCAAGTACTGGTTCTCGGTGTCCGACGAGGAGCAGCTCAAGCGCTTCCGCTCGCGCCTGTCCGACCCGGTGCGGCAGTGGAAGCTCAGCCCGATGGACCTCGAGTCGATCAACCGGTGGGAGGACTACTCGCGGGCCAAGGACGAGATGCTCGTGCACACCGACGTGCCCTCGAGCCCCTGGTACGTCGTGGAGTCGGACATCAAGAAGCACGCCCGGCTCAACATGATGGCCCACCTGCTCTCGACGATCCCGTACGAGGACGTCCCGCACGAGAAGGTCGAGCTGCCCGACCGCCCGAAGGCGTCGAGCGGCTACGAGCGCCCGCCGCGCGAGCTGTCGACGTACGTGCCCGACCACACCGCGTCGCTGCTCGGCGACCCGGAGCGGGACGCCTGA